Below is a window of Flavobacterium sp. N2820 DNA.
TCTAATTTTGACAGAAAGAGCAAATGTTTTTTTAACAGATGCATTTAAAGATGGTTTGTTTGAAGTACAAGATGCTTCGTCTCAGTTAGTAGCCTATTTCTTGGATGTACAACCAGGAATGCGTGTTGTAGACACATGTGCTGGTGCCGGCGGAAAGACACTACATTTAGCCTCTTTAATGGAAAATAAGGGTCAATTAATTGCTATGGATTTATATGAAAGTAAATTAAAGCAACTAAAAATTAGAGCCAAACGAAATGGAGCTTTCAATATTGAACCAAGAGTAATTGAAAGCACCAAAACGATAAAAAAATTACACGAAAAAGCGGATAGAGTTTTGATTGATGCACCGTGTAGTGGATTAGGTGTTTTAAAAAGAAATCCAGATAGTAAATGGAAATTACAACCTGAATTTATTGAGAACATCAAAAAAATTCAGGCTGAAGTTTTAGAAAATTACTCAAAAATTGTAAAGCCAGGAGGCAAATTAGTTTATGCTACATGTTCTGTTTTACCTTCAGAAAATCAAGATCAAATTAAGCATTTCTTAACCACAGAAATTGGAAAAGAATTTACTTTTGTTCAAGACCGAAAAGTATTGGCACATGAAAGTGGTTTTGATGGATTTTACATGGCATTATTGGAAAGAAAAAATAAATAGTTATGAAAAAAAACATTCCCCTAATAACGTTTTTATTGTGCTCAGTAATTGGTTGGGCTCAAGTTCCTACAGGATATTACAGCACAGCAACAGGTTCTGGCTATGCATTAAAAACACAATTATTCAATATAATCAATAATTCAAATAATGGATTAACACCAGAATATACTCACAATGATCAAGGTTATGATGCATTTGACGCATTTACTGCAGTTAATGATTTAGATATTTATTATGAAAATGATGGGAGTATTTTAGATGTTTATTCTGAAAATCCAATTGCTTCAGATCCTTATAATTATACCCCTATTACAAATGAATGTGGAAATTATGATAGTGAAGCAGATTGTTACAACAAAGAGCATGTTATTCCTCAATCAATTTTTAGTCAAAATGACCCTATGAGAGGTGATGCACATCATTTATTACCTACTGACGGAAGAGTGAACGGTTTCAGAAGTAATTTTCCTTTTGGATATGTTGGAAGTAATCTAATTTCTCAAAGTGGAATATCAAATCCAACAATGAATGGTTCAAAATTAGGTAATAATATTAATACTGGATTATTTTCTGGATATACTGGAACTGTTTTTGAGCCTATCGATGAGTTTAAAGGAGATATAGCAAGAATTTATTTTTATTTCATTACACGTTATGAAAATCAAGTTACAGGATGGACGTATTCGATGTTTAATGGCACTTCAAATCAAGTTTTGACAGATACCTTTTTATATACAATGTTAGATTGGCATTCAAATGATCCTGTTTCTCAAAAAGAAATAGATCGAAATAATGCTATTTTTGTTCATCAAAATAACAGAAACCCATTCATAGATCATCCTGAATATGTTTGTCAAATATGGACAACACATTGTACTACTTTGTCTTCAGAGAGTTTTGCTTTTGAAAATACAATTTCGATTTACCCAAATCCAGCTGTTAATAACGAAGTTACAATTTCATCTGAAACGGAATTAAAATCGATTGTTTTATACAACATCAACGGACAAATTATTCAAGAAATTAAAAACCCTACACGAGTTGATAATTCTTATAAACTAAATAATTTATCAAGTGGGTTTTATTTAGTTCAAATGGCGTCTGAAAATGCGGTTGCAACTAAGAAAGTTATTGTAAACTAAGAATACAAATCATATAAAATTCAAAAGTCTCATCATTTGATGGGACTTTTTTTATAAAATGAAAAGAGTGCTAAAGTATAAACCTTAACACTCTTTTCCCCTATTAACTAATCCTATTTTAATGACAATTGGCTTCGGGTTGTACAAATAAACTCATATTGC
It encodes the following:
- a CDS encoding RsmB/NOP family class I SAM-dependent RNA methyltransferase, encoding MRLHRNLVFTTIDSLMAIFNEGEYADKVVARALKKDKRWGSHDRKFVAETIYDIVRWKRLYVEIAEVKEPFDRDKIWRIFAVWAVLRGYNLPDWKYFEETPVRRIKGRFDELTKTRKFKESIPDWMDELGVKELGEEIWTKELAAQNQQAKVILRVNRLKTTKEKLRAMLMDLNIETEFHNDYPDALILTERANVFLTDAFKDGLFEVQDASSQLVAYFLDVQPGMRVVDTCAGAGGKTLHLASLMENKGQLIAMDLYESKLKQLKIRAKRNGAFNIEPRVIESTKTIKKLHEKADRVLIDAPCSGLGVLKRNPDSKWKLQPEFIENIKKIQAEVLENYSKIVKPGGKLVYATCSVLPSENQDQIKHFLTTEIGKEFTFVQDRKVLAHESGFDGFYMALLERKNK
- a CDS encoding endonuclease, whose amino-acid sequence is MKKNIPLITFLLCSVIGWAQVPTGYYSTATGSGYALKTQLFNIINNSNNGLTPEYTHNDQGYDAFDAFTAVNDLDIYYENDGSILDVYSENPIASDPYNYTPITNECGNYDSEADCYNKEHVIPQSIFSQNDPMRGDAHHLLPTDGRVNGFRSNFPFGYVGSNLISQSGISNPTMNGSKLGNNINTGLFSGYTGTVFEPIDEFKGDIARIYFYFITRYENQVTGWTYSMFNGTSNQVLTDTFLYTMLDWHSNDPVSQKEIDRNNAIFVHQNNRNPFIDHPEYVCQIWTTHCTTLSSESFAFENTISIYPNPAVNNEVTISSETELKSIVLYNINGQIIQEIKNPTRVDNSYKLNNLSSGFYLVQMASENAVATKKVIVN